One part of the Melitaea cinxia chromosome 8, ilMelCinx1.1, whole genome shotgun sequence genome encodes these proteins:
- the LOC123655711 gene encoding transcription factor AP-4 isoform X1 has translation MSLHGNDVCLLEIEDYNLYEEEASDHASSRSERNSSPGSKTMEAEKRIRREIANSNERRRMQSINAGFQALRTLLPRHEGEKLSKAAILQQTAEYIYSLEQEKTRLLSQNCQLKRLLNQHEGGEIPIKKRKNEVTPLVPSIIPDSTDDSLTTSRSPEPVAVITVSSLSQKKEPEAGELRVQLERERRLRRLLEERLHTLETQVYTESGREIPQPVMHYEETDITECKVEKEESEPKSIETPVAAPLLEAAIKAEPRVEVEVLPDANHDAPSRLYLASTSRQNLETIVEAIRHLEGDHLFREETGDAPLALTKKVDRTPPQRPGVIVVKHS, from the exons ATGTCATTGCACGGTAATGACGTTTGCTTATTAGAAATAGAAGATTACAACTTATACGAAGAAGAAGCATCTGATCACGCTAGTTCAAG AAGTGAAAGAAATTCCTCTCCTGGAAGTAAAACTATGGAGGCGGAGAAGAGAATTCGACGGGAAATTGCTAACAGCAACGAACGTAGACGAATGCAAAGCATCAATGCAGGTTTTCAAGCGCTGCGTACTTTGCTACCACGCCACGAGGGTGAAAAACTTAGTAAA gcTGCCATATTACAACAAACTGCAGAATATATTTATTCCCTTGAGCAAGAAAAGACAAGACTTCTTTCACAAAACTGTCAGTTGAAGAGATTACTGAATCAACATGAAGGAGGTGAAATACcaataaaaaagagaaaaaatgaAGTTACTCCTCTTGTTCCATCTATAATTCCAGATTCAACTGATGATAGTCTTACAACATCTAGGTCGCCAGAACCAGTTGCCGTGATAACGGTTTCAAGTTTGTCTCAGAAGAAAGAACCAGAAGCTGGGGAATTACGAGTGCAACTTGAACGTGAAAGACGATTACGTCGTTTGCTGGAGGAAAGATTGCACACTTTGGAGACACAGGTTTACACTGAATCTGGGAGAGAGATTCCTCAGCCAGTGATGCATTATGAAGAAACTGATATCACAGAGTGTAAGGTGGAGAAAGAAGAAAGTGAACCAAAGTCAATAGAAACACCAGTGGCAGCCCCTTTATTAGAAGCTGCAATAAAAGCTGAGCCAAGGGTCGAAGTAGAAGTCCTACCGGATGCTAACCATGATGCTCCATCACGCTTGTATCTTGCTAGCACAAGTCGTCAAAACTTAGAAACTATTGTAGAAGCTATTCGTCATTTAGAGGGCGATCATTTATTCAGAGAGGAAACAGGTGATGCTCCTCTAGCTTTGACTAAAAAAGTAGACCGTACACCTCCGCAGAGACCTGGAGTCATTGTAGTGAAGCATTCGTGA
- the LOC123655711 gene encoding transcription factor AP-4 isoform X2, giving the protein MEAEKRIRREIANSNERRRMQSINAGFQALRTLLPRHEGEKLSKAAILQQTAEYIYSLEQEKTRLLSQNCQLKRLLNQHEGGEIPIKKRKNEVTPLVPSIIPDSTDDSLTTSRSPEPVAVITVSSLSQKKEPEAGELRVQLERERRLRRLLEERLHTLETQVYTESGREIPQPVMHYEETDITECKVEKEESEPKSIETPVAAPLLEAAIKAEPRVEVEVLPDANHDAPSRLYLASTSRQNLETIVEAIRHLEGDHLFREETGDAPLALTKKVDRTPPQRPGVIVVKHS; this is encoded by the exons ATGGAGGCGGAGAAGAGAATTCGACGGGAAATTGCTAACAGCAACGAACGTAGACGAATGCAAAGCATCAATGCAGGTTTTCAAGCGCTGCGTACTTTGCTACCACGCCACGAGGGTGAAAAACTTAGTAAA gcTGCCATATTACAACAAACTGCAGAATATATTTATTCCCTTGAGCAAGAAAAGACAAGACTTCTTTCACAAAACTGTCAGTTGAAGAGATTACTGAATCAACATGAAGGAGGTGAAATACcaataaaaaagagaaaaaatgaAGTTACTCCTCTTGTTCCATCTATAATTCCAGATTCAACTGATGATAGTCTTACAACATCTAGGTCGCCAGAACCAGTTGCCGTGATAACGGTTTCAAGTTTGTCTCAGAAGAAAGAACCAGAAGCTGGGGAATTACGAGTGCAACTTGAACGTGAAAGACGATTACGTCGTTTGCTGGAGGAAAGATTGCACACTTTGGAGACACAGGTTTACACTGAATCTGGGAGAGAGATTCCTCAGCCAGTGATGCATTATGAAGAAACTGATATCACAGAGTGTAAGGTGGAGAAAGAAGAAAGTGAACCAAAGTCAATAGAAACACCAGTGGCAGCCCCTTTATTAGAAGCTGCAATAAAAGCTGAGCCAAGGGTCGAAGTAGAAGTCCTACCGGATGCTAACCATGATGCTCCATCACGCTTGTATCTTGCTAGCACAAGTCGTCAAAACTTAGAAACTATTGTAGAAGCTATTCGTCATTTAGAGGGCGATCATTTATTCAGAGAGGAAACAGGTGATGCTCCTCTAGCTTTGACTAAAAAAGTAGACCGTACACCTCCGCAGAGACCTGGAGTCATTGTAGTGAAGCATTCGTGA